A window of Streptosporangiales bacterium genomic DNA:
CTGCGCGACCTGCCACGGCATGTCGGGTCAGGGCACGAAGACCGGCCCGAACCTCTACGGCTCAGGCGCCGCGGCGGTCGACTTCCAGGTCGGCACCGGCCGGATGCCGCTCGCGCAGCCAGGCGCGCAGGCGCCGCGCAAGGAGCCGAAGTTCACCCAGAAGCAGATCGACGCGATGGCCGCGTACGTCGCGTCGCTGTCCGCCGGTCCCGAGGTCCCGAAGAACGTCGAGGGCGACTACAAGGACGCCGACCTCGCGCTCGGCGGCGAGCTGTTCCGGGCGAACTGTGCGCAGTGTCACAACTTCGCCGGCTCCGGTGGCGCACTGACCAACGGCAAGTACGCGCCCGAGCTGACGGGTGTGCAGTCGAAGCACATCTACGAGGCGATGGAGACCGGCCCGGAGAACATGCCGGTCTTCGGTGAGCGCACCCTCACTCGCGACGAGAAGCTCGCGGTCATCCGCTACATAAAGACGATCGAGGAAGAGCCCAACCCCGGTGGCGCCGGCCTCGGCCGGGTCGGCCCGGTCAGCGAGGGCCTGGTCGTCTGGCTCGTCGGCATCGGGTTGTGTGTCGTGGCCGCGATGTGGATCACCGCGAAGAAGAAGACGGACTGAGACGCGCATGAGCACTGACAGCGAGAACGGACAGGCGACGGGCGACGGCTCGACCGCGCGCAGGCGCAGCGGCGGCACGCCCACGTCGGCGGAGGTCGCCGAGTCCCTTGCGGCCCGCCGCAAGGCCGAACGCGGTGAGCGGCCCCGCTCCCCCGAGGCACCACCGGAGCGTGAGATCAGCGACGAGGAGGCCAAGCGCGGCGAGCGGCTGGTCGCTACCTGGTTCGTCGTCGCGTTCCTCGCGGGCGTGGCGTTCCTGGTGTTCTACGTGATCCAGCCGGCGGACGACTCGTACACCGCGGGTGTGTCGAACAAGCTGCTCGGCGGCTCGCTGACCGTCGCGCTCTTCGCGCTCGCGATCGGCATCGTCTTGTGGGTCAGGAAGCTGATGCCCAACAAGGAGATGGTCGACGAGCGGCACGAGCTGCGTTCCTCGGAGGAGGACCGCAAGAAGTTCGGCGAGTACTTCATGGACACCCTGGAGAGCACGCAGGTCACCAAGCGGCCGCTGCTGCGGCGCACGCTGCTGCTCGCCGCCGTGCCGCTCGGGCTCGCCCCGCTGTGGCTGCTGCGCGACATGGGGCCGCTGCCGAAGAGGGACCTGTTCGAGCAGCCCTGGCGCAAGGGCATGCGGATGGTCGTCGCCGGTACGGAGGAGTCGGAGAACCCGCGGCTGCTGAAGCTCGCCGACGTCACCGACTACGGTGTCGCGCTGAGCACGCTGCCCGAGGGCATCCACGAGTTCAAGGAGACCGCCAAGGCCGCCCTCCTGATCATCAGGCTGCGGCCCGGCGAGATCCGGGAGGACACCAAGCGCGGCCGGGTGCAGGAGAAGTACGCCGTCGACGGCGTCTGCGCGTTCTCCAAGATCTGCACGCACGCGGGCTGCCCGATCAGCCTCTACGAGCGGGAGACCAAACACCTGTTCTGCCCGTGCCACCAGTCCACCTTCGACATGGTGGACGGCGCGAACGTGATCTTCGGCCCGGCGGTCAGGGCGCTGCCCCAGCTGCCGGTGAACGTCGACTCCGACGGTTACCTGGTCGCCGACGCCGACCACTTCATCAACGGCCCGGTCGGACCGAGCTTCTGGGAACGCGGCTCGAACAGGAACACCGAATGATTCCCCACGACGCCAGGCGTTACCTGGGCGTACGCTGGAATGGTCGGGGACGGCACACGGATGGGGAGGCCTGATGCAGGACTCCACGACGAAGGTCCTAGCGGGTACCGGTAAGGCGCTGGACGACAGGTTCGGCGGTGCGGGCGGTCTGCGCAAGCAGATGAAGAAGCTCTTCCCCGACCACTGGTCGTTCATGCTCGGCGAGATCGCGCTCTACTCGTTCGTGGTCCTGCTGCTCACCGGGATCTTCCTTACCTTCTTCTACCAGCCGAGCCTGGAGCACACGGTCTACGAGGGCTCGTACGAGAAGCTGCGCGGCATCCCGATGAGCGAGGCGTACGAGTCCACCATCTACCTCTCGCTCGAGGTCCGCGGCGGGCTGCTGATGCGGCAGATCCACCACTGGGCGGCGCTGCTGTTCGTCGCCGCGATCATGGTGCACATGTTCCGGGTGTTCTTCACCGGAGCGTTCCGCAAGCCGCGCGAGATCAACTGGCTGATCGGCATCACGCTGTTCACGCTCGCGATGCTCGAGGGCTTCGCCGGCTACACGCTGCCAGACGACCTGCTCTCCGGTGTGGGCCTGCGGATCTTCGTCTCCGTGGTCTTCCTTTCGATCCCCGTGGTCGGCACCTACCTGATGTACTTCGCCTTCGGCGGTGGTTTCCCCGAGGGGCTCGCCGGCGAGTTCATCCCACGGCTCTACGTCGTACACATCCTGCTGGTGCCCGGCATCCTGCTCGCGCTGATCGGC
This region includes:
- a CDS encoding c-type cytochrome, yielding MRSRTAWRRRPFSRYVLLLLALVAVGGFYAGVDDNAPRAEAANTPSKQQIAEGKRLFETNCATCHGMSGQGTKTGPNLYGSGAAAVDFQVGTGRMPLAQPGAQAPRKEPKFTQKQIDAMAAYVASLSAGPEVPKNVEGDYKDADLALGGELFRANCAQCHNFAGSGGALTNGKYAPELTGVQSKHIYEAMETGPENMPVFGERTLTRDEKLAVIRYIKTIEEEPNPGGAGLGRVGPVSEGLVVWLVGIGLCVVAAMWITAKKKTD
- a CDS encoding Rieske 2Fe-2S domain-containing protein, translated to MSTDSENGQATGDGSTARRRSGGTPTSAEVAESLAARRKAERGERPRSPEAPPEREISDEEAKRGERLVATWFVVAFLAGVAFLVFYVIQPADDSYTAGVSNKLLGGSLTVALFALAIGIVLWVRKLMPNKEMVDERHELRSSEEDRKKFGEYFMDTLESTQVTKRPLLRRTLLLAAVPLGLAPLWLLRDMGPLPKRDLFEQPWRKGMRMVVAGTEESENPRLLKLADVTDYGVALSTLPEGIHEFKETAKAALLIIRLRPGEIREDTKRGRVQEKYAVDGVCAFSKICTHAGCPISLYERETKHLFCPCHQSTFDMVDGANVIFGPAVRALPQLPVNVDSDGYLVADADHFINGPVGPSFWERGSNRNTE